The DNA window TGTTTTTTATGAAGTCTTATCCAAAATCTCTCATCAGCAGAAGGAAGTTCCACTGGATTGAACGGAGCAATTTAGTTTTCTTATGGTCAGTGGCATCTTGTGTATGAATAGCACTTTTTATGACCTCTTATCCAAACTATAACACTTCTTTAGATGGTAACACCcatgacatatatatgtaagttgATAATATggaaagtaaatgtgtacagcAAGAATGGAAAGCATCTAAGATTTTGGATGTCTTAAGAAGCTTGGTTTGATTTCGCATATGTAGTTATATTTGGAGTTGCAAGATCCGTCCCATATAATGGCATGAAAGGCTCTTCCAGAAGCTGCTTTTGtaaatttatttctttaattagGAGATTCAAGTTATTTACCTTTGCTGTTTTCATACAGTGGAGTAGTTAACAATCCAAGTAAGCTTACTGCTGCTGGATCAAATTTCTCTAGTATTTTGAGAATTATCGCATTTGGAATGAGTATGTACCAGCATATCCTATTTATTAACTGGAGTAGTATGGCACTTAAGAAATATATCAATTTACCCCATCCCATATGTATCCATTTTGGACTGAGATGCTAGTTGGGTTGTTACTAGAGATGACAAGTCACAAGTGCCATGACAGGAAAACATAGTAAAGAAATGCTTGAGTTATATCGTGATTTATAATGTTAATTCATAAAATACATGTTGTAGTCACGTGACTCCTCTTCATTAGGCATTGCATATAGCTCCTATTCTAATACGGAATTTGTTATCATAATAACTCACTCATAAAATTCATAACCGGCtgtaaaaaatgagagagactAAATCCTTGAGCTTAAATGTCCTGTTCAATCTGAAGCAAGTTATTGCTGACAGACAATTGGATTTATAAGATCATGGTTGCTTATAAATTAGTTCATATATTCTATGGTGGAGCTGTAGGCCATTTATCATGCTTGTAATCTCCGAGACAGAGGAGCAAGCTAAACGAACTATAATGGACAGTCTGCTACTTTGCACGAGGCAATTTTTCAATGCCAGTGATTGTAGTATTATGACAGAAAAATTAGTTGGTGCATCATATGCATTATATAGGAGGTGACAATTTATTTCACTGACTGTTGTGTATACAAATAGTGGTGATTTGTAAAGGACAGCCTTCTGTTATATGATATTTCACAATACTGAACTGCTGCGGTAGTGCTGAATTACTTCTTAACACCATTTAGCCAGTAATCAATTTGTGCAAACTAataccttttcctttttattcaGTTCCTGGAGAGTACTTTTGTGGCATTGATGGTAGCGGCAGAAGATATGATGCAGATCAAAGACCTGAGCTTTCTAAGGGAACAGTAGAGTTTGTTGCTCCCACTGAATATATGGTGCGGCCACCAATGCCGCCCTCCTATTTCTTTCTTATTGATGTGTCCGTATCTGCAGTTCGAAGCGGGCTGCTTGAGGTATGTGCTATTTGTTTTGCAGTTTGATTTCAATCACTTAGGGGATCATATATTTCTCTGTAACTCATAATTTCTGCAGCATATTCTTATAGGTTATGCTTTGTAGTTTGGATTCAAACAAATTCAATGCTTGCATTCTTTCAGGTTGTTGCAAAGACCATCAAATCATGCCTTGATGACCTCCCAGGGTTTCCACGAACACAGATTGGATTCTTAACTTTTGATAGCACATTGCACTTTCATAATTTCAAGGTATATCCATCTATCCTTTTATCCATTTGCTCTGCAATAATGTACTAGCGTCTGAAATTTAGAGTTCAATTTATGTGAGGTTACTTACGTGATTTGTATTATCTTGTTGTATCAGTCGTCTTTGTCACAACCTCAAATGATGGTGGTCGCTGATTTGGATGATGTTTTCCTGCCATTGCCTGATGACCTCTTGGTTAATTTGGTTGACTCTAGACATGTTGTCGAGTCATTTCTCGATAGCTTGCCAAATATGTTCCAGGACAATGTAAATGTAGAATCTGCTCTTGGTCCAGCACTTAAAGCAGCATTCATGGTTATGGTAAGATGCCAATTTTCCTACAATTGCTTCTTCTACCATTTATGTCAGACTAGTACCCACTACCCAGATATGGATAATTGTGTCATATCTTTTGTAGAGTCAAATTGGTGGGAAGTTACTTGTATTCCAGAGTACATTACCATCTCTTGGTGTTGGTCGCTTGAGACTTCGAGGAGATGATGTCCGTGCATATGGAACAGATAAGGAGCATTCTCTCAGAGTTCCAGAAGATCCTTTTTATAAACAGATGGCTGCTGAGTTCACGAAAAATCAAATTGCAGTGGACATATTTTCTTTCAGTGATAAATACTGTGATATAGCTTCTTTAGGTGAGATTTTTCTGCCAAACGTTGGAAAGGTGCATTGCAATTTACCATGTTCTTTAATTTTGCTACATTTCTGTAGGTTCTCTGGCGAAATACACTGGTGGTCAGGTGTACCATTATCCATCCTTCCAGGCAGTTACTCATGGGGATAAACTCAAACATGAGCTTAGCAGAGACCTTACACGGGAAACTGCATGGGAATCTGTTATGCGTATCAGATGTGGAAAAGGTTCTGAACTGACaatattttaaagttttatTTATCAGCTTAAAATTCAATGACTTACAAACTGATGTCTGCTTGCAGGGGTGCGCTTCACAACTTATCATGGTCATTTCATGCTAAGGTCCACTGACTTATTAGCGCTTCCAGCTGTTGACTCTGATAAAGCATTTGCGATGCAACTTTCTTTAGAGGAGACCCTAATGACCACACAGACTGTATATTTCCAAGTGGCATTGCTGTATCCTTTCCTGCCAATCTGGTTATGCAACACTCTTATTCAAATCTTCATttagattagaaaaaaataatgttacaTATGGACAATTTAGCCTGACAAATTGACTGTTAACACCTTCCTCAAATCGTCATTAGCATAGGCTGTTTGGGACATCTCTTAACTTGTGATAGCTTGATGAAACTTGTAAAATCTGTTTATTCCCAAACATTTTGGGAGTGCATTTAGATGTGTCAATAGTTATCTGCATGACTCACTGGAGTACTGCTTTGTTGTTATTGTTAGCTGTTCCGTATTAGTTATTATTAGAAGATTCTGTTATGTGTGATATTTGTTATTGTTAGCTGTTTGATACATTTTTAGCAGCATATATTGTATGAAGTGGTAGTTGTTCTTAACCACCACCAGATATACATCCTCTTCTGGTGAAAGGCGTATCAGGGTGCATACAGCAGCTGCACCTGTGGTCACAGATCTTGGTGAAATGTATCGTCAAGCAGATACTGGTGCCATTGTGTCATTGTTGAGTAGAATCGGTTAGTACTAGATTTATGCTCCTGCCATTTTGTAAATGCCAGTATATATGGTATTTGAGCGTTCATAGTTTTGACTTATTATATGTTGCAGCTGTTGAAAATTCACTGTCTGATAAGCTGGACAGTGTTCGGCAACAATTACAATTAAAGCTTGTGAGAAGTTTGAAGGAATACCGGAACCTATATGTTGTACAGCACCGGATAGGAGGGAGACTGATATATCCAGAATCTTTAAGATTCTTGCCGTTGTACATTCTGTCCATATGCAAGTCTCTTGCTCTTCGTGGTGGTTACGCAGATGTTTCTCTTGATGAACGTTGTGCTGCTGGTTTCAGCATGATGATACTGCCTACAAAAAAGCTGCTCAATTTTATTTATCCTTCATTGTACAGGGTTGATGAAGTATTGTCAATGGTATGTTATATTTCCTTCATATACATCTTGTTAAGTTAAAACATCAATACTctgtaaataaaatatgaaatgaaaaaaaaaaacttctagtGTTAGCCTTTTTTGGATGGAAACAATCAGCACAATAACTTATTAGTGTTCAACAATTAGTTTGGAAGGTCTTTACTTTGTGGTTTTGAGAGGAAGGTTCTGTTTTACTTTGAAACTTTAGAgctattaataattaataatgaaATAAATGCATCAGTCGCCGAGCTGTTTTCTTTGGTACATTAGAAACGCACCTTTTTCTTCTGTTTAGCTTAGGCACTATTTGCTAATGAAATTGAATTTTCCAGGAACCAGATAGGATCGGTGGATCCTTGAAGCAGTTGCCACTAACCATGCAGTGCTTAGACACTGGTGGTCTTTACCTTCTTGATGATGGGTTTACCTTCCTAGTATGGTTAGGTAGGATGCTCCCACCTGAACTTGTGAACAACATTCTTGGAGTCAGCTTGGCAAACTTCCCCGATCTATCAAAGGTACACTTTTTACTCTCTAGTCAATGGCAATGCTTGCTATAAATTCATCAAGAAGGGCAGAGCATATTTCCATTTTATTATGCCCTAAAATAAAGTCTCAAGTATCTCTGCTAGGACTGAACATTTTGTTCCGTAAATTGAATCTAGTTGTTAATGTGGGTAATTCAAAACAAGTTTTGAGTTACAAACTTACAATTGTGCTAACTGGGATATCTTGCAGGTTCAATTGAGAGAATGTGATAACGAGTACTCCAGAAATTTCATGAAAATACTAGGAACCCTGAGGGAGAGGGATCCTTCTTACCACCAGCTCTGCCGTGTTGTACGTCAGGGTGAACAGCCAAGAGAAGGCTTTTTGCTTCTATCTAACTTGGTCGAGGATCAGATGGCTGGAACTAGCAGTTACATGGACTGGATACTCCAAATCCACCGCCAAACACAGAGCTAGTCACGATGAATTAAGGGAATCGCCGTTCCGAATTTTTGGCGTAGTGTAAACTGCTGCAGATTCAGCCGCTGCCAGTTCCTAATCTCTCGAAACAGTTGGAACTAGTTCGCAAGTCAGATGTCCAGAATGTCTTCCCCTTAGCAGCAGCACGCTGGCAAGCAAAAGTTTTATTGTTAATATTCGTCCCTGTGATTATTTTCCTCGTGAGTGAAAATACAGGTGTTGTATGAGAATAATTAGGGCAACAGTGACCATTGGTAAGGTATACAACTTGGTGTTCTTGGAAATGTGctgtacgttttttttttccatttttgtttttattattgttCAGATTTCTAGTTTGTGCCGTGTCGGTCTCCTGGTATTTTTAGTTCTCCAAAGTTCGTCGTGTAAAAACTCATTTTTGACTGATGATCTAGCTGCATGTAATGGGGGGTGGGCTCCCATTTAACTGGTGCTCTTCTGATGTCTATTCGTGTCGTTCATTTTTCTGATTCCCTGTTTTGATTCTGGATGTGTCTACTGGTTAGTCTCATTATGGTTTATGTTGTTACGAACTGTAGTCGCATTTAAATTCAAATGAAATTTTGCTAAGATAAACTCAGTCAAACGAAATACTCGTGCAAGAGTTGCTGACCCAGGAAGTGATGGTGTCTCGTTGCTTTGTTTAGTTCGGTGAGGGCGAAACTAATGATGTTTTTGATATTGAGAAAACAAAACAAGGTGAAAAGCAATTATTTCGTACAGGGAGGAATTAGGCGAaactaatgatttttttatattgagAAAACAACGCGAAAAGCAATTATTTCGTACGAAACTAATGATGTTTTTTATATTGAGAAAACAACGCGAAAAGCAATTATTTCGTACAGGGAGGAACTACGGGGTATGGGCTGATAGGAAACTAGGAAGGCAGTTTATACACATGACTGATATATGACA is part of the Oryza glaberrima chromosome 4, OglaRS2, whole genome shotgun sequence genome and encodes:
- the LOC127770571 gene encoding protein transport protein Sec24-like At3g07100, producing the protein MQPPMGNDRPPQGVPGRPVSAFVPGAATAAPPPSSFGAASAPRAPFAPPPQAAASPAAPFAAAPPAAMAGYRGPPPPQRPFGAGPPQQGPFAAAAPPPQGPFTSAPSSQGPFAAAPQPPSQGPFGTAPPPSQGPFGTAPPPSQGPFAASVPPSQGPFASAPPPFRPPPSLVQSPTASGMAPPSVYVRPPPPVQSQPPPVQGFYGGPPPANQQFPMSRPAFQQPVQTMPPPPMVGFGNQAAYATGGPPTGGTLQSLVEDFQSLSVSSAPGSLDPGVDVKGLPRPLDGDEEPTKVLEAYPLNCHPRYFRLTTHAIPASQSLVSRWHLPLGAVVHPLAESPDGEVPVINFGSAGVIRCRRCRTYINPYATFADAGRKWRCNLCTLLNDVPGEYFCGIDGSGRRYDADQRPELSKGTVEFVAPTEYMVRPPMPPSYFFLIDVSVSAVRSGLLEVVAKTIKSCLDDLPGFPRTQIGFLTFDSTLHFHNFKSSLSQPQMMVVADLDDVFLPLPDDLLVNLVDSRHVVESFLDSLPNMFQDNVNVESALGPALKAAFMVMSQIGGKLLVFQSTLPSLGVGRLRLRGDDVRAYGTDKEHSLRVPEDPFYKQMAAEFTKNQIAVDIFSFSDKYCDIASLGSLAKYTGGQVYHYPSFQAVTHGDKLKHELSRDLTRETAWESVMRIRCGKGVRFTTYHGHFMLRSTDLLALPAVDSDKAFAMQLSLEETLMTTQTVYFQVALLYTSSSGERRIRVHTAAAPVVTDLGEMYRQADTGAIVSLLSRIAVENSLSDKLDSVRQQLQLKLVRSLKEYRNLYVVQHRIGGRLIYPESLRFLPLYILSICKSLALRGGYADVSLDERCAAGFSMMILPTKKLLNFIYPSLYRVDEVLSMEPDRIGGSLKQLPLTMQCLDTGGLYLLDDGFTFLVWLGRMLPPELVNNILGVSLANFPDLSKVQLRECDNEYSRNFMKILGTLRERDPSYHQLCRVVRQGEQPREGFLLLSNLVEDQMAGTSSYMDWILQIHRQTQS